The nucleotide sequence GGAGGCGTCATTACAGGTGCTTTGTTGGCGGTAGCACGTGTGGCAGGAGAAACCGCGCCGCTCATCATGACGATTATAGGCAGCAATTATTTCTTCCAAGGTTTTGGCGCTCAGATGGATGCGTTGCCGCTAAGGATTTATTTGAATGCCATTCAGGCGTCTCCAGTTGAGCAGGCGCATGGTTGGGGAGCAGCGCTGGTTTTGATTTTGATGGTTCTCACGTTAAACATCGGCGTCAGATTGATAGCTAACAGAGAAAAATTGAAGGGAATAAAAATCAGAAGAGGCAACACAAAATGAGTAGCAGCAACAAAATGGAAAGCGTAGAGCTAAACGCATGGTTTGGCCCCAAACACGCATTAAAAAACATCAACATGGTCATAAAACCAAACGCGGTAACCGCGATTATTGGACCATCAGGATGTGGCAAATCCACGTTTATCCGAACGCTAAACCGCATGCACGAGTTAACTCCCAACGCCAAAATGACAGGGCAAATACTGCTGGACGGCAAAGACATCTACGGCTCAGACGTTGACCCCGTGCGAATCCGCCGCAGAGTAGGCATGGTTTTCCAAAAACCTAACCCGTTCCCCACCATGAGCATCTATGATAACGTGGCTGCTGGTTTGAAGTTGACAGGTGAGAAGAAGGGGAAGGATTTGGATGGTGTTGTCAAGCGTAGTTTGGAGCAGGCGTCGCTTTGGGATGAAGTGAAAGATGACTTGAAAAAGCCTGGGACTAGCTTGTCAGGTGGTCAGCAGCAGCGGTTGTGCATTGCAAGGGCAGTTGCCTTAAAACCTGAAGTCATCTTGATGGACGAACCCTGCAGCGCTTTGGACCCCATTGCCACATCAAAAATCGAAGAACTAATCGTGGAACTAAAGAAAGACTACACTGTGGCTATTGTAACCCACAGCATGCAACAAGCCGCAAGAGTCTCCGACTACACAGCATTCATGTACCTGGGCGTACTTGTAGAATACGGCGAAACCGACGGCGTTTTTGAGAATCCCAAAAATG is from Candidatus Bathyarchaeota archaeon and encodes:
- the pstB gene encoding phosphate ABC transporter ATP-binding protein PstB, with protein sequence MSSSNKMESVELNAWFGPKHALKNINMVIKPNAVTAIIGPSGCGKSTFIRTLNRMHELTPNAKMTGQILLDGKDIYGSDVDPVRIRRRVGMVFQKPNPFPTMSIYDNVAAGLKLTGEKKGKDLDGVVKRSLEQASLWDEVKDDLKKPGTSLSGGQQQRLCIARAVALKPEVILMDEPCSALDPIATSKIEELIVELKKDYTVAIVTHSMQQAARVSDYTAFMYLGVLVEYGETDGVFENPKNELTEKYITGKFG